CACAGACCTTGCTGTCAGTATATCCTCTCTTATAATTTGCGGACTCATAAGAGGGAAACTGCTACTGTGTGACCAGGAATGATGACCTACAAGATGCCCTTCTCTGATCATTCTCCTAACTATTGCCTCCTTACCAGTAATCCGGCTACCGATTAGAAAAAAACTTGCTTTTGCATTATATTTCTCAAGCAGGTCGATAATCTCTACGCTCGTCTCACATGGCCCGTCATCGAAGGTCAGGGCTACCATATCCCTTTTCTCCCTGTTGCAGGTCACTACCTCTACATAGACTCCTGATGCTATACTTGCTGAAGCCCAAACCAGCAGAAAAAGCAAAAGGCTGGCCCACACTACCCCACTAATCAGCCTGGCCTGAGGACCCAGATCTGCTGCAAAGAGCAGCAGCATCCCGGCAACAAAGACCGTGAGGATCAGTAGTCTGTTAGACCTTCCTGAGGAGAATAAGCGAAAATTCGGCATTCTTGTTGTAGCTAAATATCAAAACATTCTTTATATCCCTTCCTTCCACTTTCCTTGCAAGGACAGAAGCCGGAACTTGTCCGGTGATTATAGCCCTGTGAGCCATAAACATAGCAAATCCCGCTGCACTCATATACTCCCCGCAAAGCTTTTTATAATAAAGCAGGGAAGCCTCTGCAAAATACTCCTCACTTACTTTATACCAGCTATTTACAGATGCATCACCTGTTCTACCCGACACGAGCAAGTCAATATTGTCTTTTGTCAGTTGGTTGCGCTTCAGGAATGCATCCAGTCTGGCTATCAGCTCATCTCTGCTACCTGCCTTGCTGAACACCTCAATATCGTCCAACTTTGCCAAAGCCCCATTGGGATCTTTACTTAGAAGGAAGAAGGATGCTCCTTCAGAATAGAAAATTTCATTATCAGCACAATCTGCTTCCTGCATCAGGGTAAATGCTGTATCATTAAGTTCATCAACAGCTCCGGTCAGCACCAGGCCTGCCTCTCCATCCTCGATAAGCATAGCTGACTCAAGTAGTGAGGATGCAAAGGAGAGGTTTTTTTGTGAGAAAGTAAGATTATGTCCTCTACAACCAAGCATCAGGGCTATCTGCCCTGCAATAGTGTTGTGGGTTGATTGAATAAAGGGCGTGGGATTAAGCATCTGCTCATCGTTTTCGATGAGCAGGTCGAGAAACCTTACTGTATCATCCATACACCCCAGTCCGGTACCAACCACTATGGAATCTGGCTTTTCAACACCGGCACGTTTCAGACATGCAGAGGCAGTGGCAACGCCCATTCGGAGCAACGAACTCATTCGCCTTATCAGGCGGGCATCAATATACTGCTTGTAATCGGGGGTCTGGGCTCTGAGAACACTTTCAGTGGGTTGCTGCACACTACAGTCGGGCATCCCCTCGCTGCCAAAAGTATCCTGGCATGAAATAGCTTCTGAAGAAAGTATATAGACTGCCATAGCTTATCTTGAAAAAACAAGGGTTGAATTATTACCTCCAAAGCCGAAGGAGTTGGACAATACAGTCCTTACAGGCCTGCTTATCAACTTGGTAACAGGAGCCACACCAAATTCAACTATTGGCTCGCTGAAGTTGAGGTTGGGAAAGATCAGTCCATGCTCGATTGCAAGTATTGAAATCACTGCTTCAACACCCGCCGCAGCGCCAAGGGTGTGACCTGTAAATGCTTTCGTTGAACTGAAGGGAGGTAGCGTATCGCCAAAGACCCGCTTCAGGGCAAGACCTTCGGAAAGGTCATTATTTGAGGTACCTGTACCATGTACGTTGATATAGTCTATCTCATCGGGCCTAAGTCCGCTCATTTCAAGGGCCTTGCTCATAGACATAAAGGCTCCTTCGCCGTCCGGCGAGGAAGCCGTCTGATGATAAGCATCATTGGCATTGGCATATCCGGCAAGGCTGCAATAGCTCTTAGCAGCTCTTTCCTTTACAGAACTTTCCTTTTCTATAACAATAAAACCGGCTCCCTCACCAAGGTTGAGCCCCCTGCGGTTTTGATCAAAGGGACAGCACCATTCCCTGTCAAGTATCATCAGGGCGTTGAACCCATTGAGGGTAAAACGGGACAAGGGATCAACGCCACCCACAAGTACTGCATCCAGGTAGCCGTGGTGTATCAGCCTAGCACCATGCATTATAGCATTGGCAGCAGAAGAGCATGCGGTTGACAAGGTACTGCGGTAAGCATCAATTCCAAGATACTCGCCAAGCTTATCAGTTGAATCACCTGAGGGGTGTGTTTGTACAAAGCCAGATGCTAAGTCTCTGGTAGGATAGCTATTTTCGCTCTTATCCATCCCCCCTACGGTGGTGGCTGAGATAATTCCGATACGTCGCCCACCAAAGTCACCCGGCTTAAAACCAGCATCAAGCAGAGCTTCGCGCCCAGCACTAAGGGCCAGCAGGGAGGTGCGTGTATGCCTGATCCTGTCCTCTTCGCTGATAGCCAGAATGTCGAACAGTTGCTCGTTGCTCAGCTTAACCTCACCAAGCATGAACTCATCCTTGTGCCTGGTCTGCAGAAACTGCGCACGACCAATCCCGGTTCTGCCGCTGCTGAGTGCCTCAAGGCACTCCTGCACATTGCTGCCTATTGCCGAGATAAGCCCTATACCGCTTATCAGGATCTTTTCACTATTAGCTCCCTGCATGCTCATTGTTTATTATTTCCTGTTCTTTTCGATAAACGCAGCCAGACTGTCAATCGACTGCATGGCATCCTTACCGTCGGCAGGATTGCTGATCTTGATACCATACTCCTTCTCAAGCAGCACGATAATCTCAAGTGCATCAATAGAATCAAGTCCCAGTCCCTCACCAAACAATGGTGCAGACGAATCAATGTCAGCCGGTGTTATATCTTCAAGATTAAGTTGCTCAATCAACTCCCCCTTCAACTTTTCACGTAAATCCATACTAATATATCTTTTGTGTTCGGTTATTTTTTCTTTATCAGACTGAGCTCAGCTATATACTTGCCATTCTCGTCGTAATCCACAAAACCGCTGATACAAAACTTGGTTTTGCCCTCGGCCATTAATACCTTTAAATAATTCTCATGTTCCCTGCTCTCAGGACCATCCTGCACAAGCATTAGTTCCTCGCCCCTGAAACAATGACGAATAGCAATCTCACCACTTACAATATTGGCTAAGGTATAGACAAAAAGTGCAGGACTGGGAATATCGTTCATAGTACGGCTATACTCAATGTCGGCATGCAGGGACGAAGCCCTGCATCCCAGTACCAAAGCCTTTTGATCTGGATCGGCAACCTTCA
The genomic region above belongs to Xiashengella succiniciproducens and contains:
- a CDS encoding beta-ketoacyl synthase chain length factor, with the protein product MAVYILSSEAISCQDTFGSEGMPDCSVQQPTESVLRAQTPDYKQYIDARLIRRMSSLLRMGVATASACLKRAGVEKPDSIVVGTGLGCMDDTVRFLDLLIENDEQMLNPTPFIQSTHNTIAGQIALMLGCRGHNLTFSQKNLSFASSLLESAMLIEDGEAGLVLTGAVDELNDTAFTLMQEADCADNEIFYSEGASFFLLSKDPNGALAKLDDIEVFSKAGSRDELIARLDAFLKRNQLTKDNIDLLVSGRTGDASVNSWYKVSEEYFAEASLLYYKKLCGEYMSAAGFAMFMAHRAIITGQVPASVLARKVEGRDIKNVLIFSYNKNAEFSLILLRKV
- a CDS encoding beta-ketoacyl-[acyl-carrier-protein] synthase family protein — translated: MQGANSEKILISGIGLISAIGSNVQECLEALSSGRTGIGRAQFLQTRHKDEFMLGEVKLSNEQLFDILAISEEDRIRHTRTSLLALSAGREALLDAGFKPGDFGGRRIGIISATTVGGMDKSENSYPTRDLASGFVQTHPSGDSTDKLGEYLGIDAYRSTLSTACSSAANAIMHGARLIHHGYLDAVLVGGVDPLSRFTLNGFNALMILDREWCCPFDQNRRGLNLGEGAGFIVIEKESSVKERAAKSYCSLAGYANANDAYHQTASSPDGEGAFMSMSKALEMSGLRPDEIDYINVHGTGTSNNDLSEGLALKRVFGDTLPPFSSTKAFTGHTLGAAAGVEAVISILAIEHGLIFPNLNFSEPIVEFGVAPVTKLISRPVRTVLSNSFGFGGNNSTLVFSR
- a CDS encoding phosphopantetheine-binding protein, with amino-acid sequence MDLREKLKGELIEQLNLEDITPADIDSSAPLFGEGLGLDSIDALEIIVLLEKEYGIKISNPADGKDAMQSIDSLAAFIEKNRK
- a CDS encoding polysaccharide deacetylase family protein; translated protein: MPNFRLFSSGRSNRLLILTVFVAGMLLLFAADLGPQARLISGVVWASLLLFLLVWASASIASGVYVEVVTCNREKRDMVALTFDDGPCETSVEIIDLLEKYNAKASFFLIGSRITGKEAIVRRMIREGHLVGHHSWSHSSSFPLMSPQIIREDILTARSVLENVSGIKHPWFRPPFGVTNPMIAAALKGLNLKIAGWSIRSFDTKNENAELVLKRIVKKLKGGDIVLLHDTSANIVPLLESLLQYLKKKGYRCVNLDTLVS